taaataggtgcatattcttataaatatatccttttatatatttcattcAAAAGGATTGggttttatataaaaaaatgttgttcaacaaaaaaatttgataaggaaagaatataattccattataaaatatttaaaaaaaaaaaaatatatatatatatatatatataatatatatataatatatatataatatgacaatttaataaattctAAAAAAACAATCGCCAGTgattatcatatattaatcatataaataattaatagatttataaaataaaataattcgttaattataaaataagcaattaattatattgtttcaaaaaaaaaatatatataaaaataaaataataattaattaaataattaaaacaatatatatacatatacatatatatatatatatataggatatatttaataatttattgCTGTTTCTCTTTCTGCCTTTTCGAGGAGTgttaaattttttgtttccttctcactaaaaaaaaaaaaaaaatataaatataaatataaataaatatatatacatacatatatatatatatatatatatatatatatatatatatatattcttataatattcatactatgtacaatataaattttttttcttcacAAAACTTACAATTTATAATCATAAAGAAGTTGAAAGGCTCCTGTTCCAATAGGTATGTTTTTTCCTACTATTATACTCTCacttatattatttatttcatccacatttttaaaaaatgatgaaacAAATAAATGCTCATTGGTTTCTTCAAAAGATGCTAACATTAAGGTACTCTGTCGAGCCTTTTGTATTCCGAACCTGTTTATACCTAAAATATCTCcactaaaaaaaaaataaaaaaataaaaaaataaaaaaaataatatgacAAGATGTAAAAATGTAGCTAACTAAAAGgacatatatgtataaaaagacaaataaatatatatatacacatatatatatatatatatatatatatatatatatatttaaataaactAACGTAAAGGCCATAATGTCGGCTAGGAGCATAATGTGTCTAATGTCTATATCAATACTATAAGCTTCtacacattttttaatttcatttattattgttattcTAGCTGCTTCTATACCCAAAACCtaaggaaaaataaaatataagaatatttacaaatatataaaaatatatatatatatatatatatatatatatatatatacatatatttatttatttacacatatgtatattcCGTTTGGTGTTAATTACTTGAAAAACGTTTATGACATGATTAGAAATGATATGCTTAAAATCAACACCTTCTAAACCAAGAACATAATTCAACGAATTTCCTTCTACTAATATTGAGTATAcagtttttttttttttttttttttgaatgtgttttttgtttccctgacatatatttaaatgcTCATCATAAAATTCAATTTtctcattatttatattatgtacatTTATATCGTCAAAGTTTATAGTATCTAAATTTATAGTGTCTAAATTTATAAGGTTCggttctttttttatattttcttttttaacatttttttctttcattttGTAGCTTAACCTTTCTATAACATGTTCTCCGACATTTTCTAAGTTGCTACCATTTTCTTTAAGGTTGTTTCGATCACTGTCAATGTCATCATTAAAAATAGTatcattaattttattatcatcattaatAACCTTCTTTTTTTCACTCTTCAATTGATTAACGCTATCCTTTTCAGACACATGAATAATAATCTCTTCCTTCTCGAGATTATCATCAATTTCTTCTTTCTTAACACGAATAGCagttttattttcttctttacTATTACATTTTCTTTCATATAACTCTGTCCCTTGAGAAagattataatattcatcCATGTCATCACATATTTCACCTTCATTATCTGTTACTTCaatatcttctttttttatgataCACCTTTTAATATCTTTATCTCCATAAATCAAGAGATCAAGTAAACCCTTTTTTAAGGATTCcatttgaaaaaatataaattcatcattttttaaagaaatatgtaatttatatttatttattacattaatatgtattttattaatttttattttattaatatgactttgttttaatataatatctttGATATTGTATGCATTGATATTTAGAAAAAGCTTCTGTATTAATTCTTCGTTAAACTTAACGGATAGAAATACACCTCGACTAGTATAatcttcttttatatacatgCAAATATCACGTATTGTCGTCTTTTCTAATTTTGATTTCATCATTAGGgcaaaattataattatcgTTCACTTCTAAAGGGATGTTTAATATTGGTGTTTGAATACTGTTTGATGCGTTgattatttcttttattctAGGAACACCTAAGGTAACATTCATGCTAGCCACACCTAAAAANNNNNNNNNNNNNNNNNNNNNNNNNNNNNNNNNNNNNNNNNNNNNNNNNNNNNNNNNNNNNNNNNNNNNNNNNNNNNNNNNNNNNNNNNNNNNNNNNNNNNNNNNNNNNNNNNNNNNNNNNNNNNNNNNNNNNNNNNNNNNNNNNNNNNNNNNNNNNNNNNNNNNNNNNNNNNNNNNaaaaaaaaaaaaaaaaaaaaaaaaaaaatatatatatatgtatatatgtacaaaGCATGAATTGtaaatcattatattaatgtatcgtttatttatttttttaattcttgTATGTACCTGCAAAGTGAAAAGTCTTCAACGTCATTTGTGTTCCGGGCTCACCAATCGACTGAGCTGATATTGATCCTACTGCATCACCAGGGgtagatatatatttaaaatatttatatatattaaaaaagataaaaagatataattgttttaaattaataaaagaataatcatggataatatatctatgtgatatattataatttttaataatataattaaaataatctttttttttgattagttcaatacattttttaaaactaaaatatttatatatatttatagcTTTAATGAATAaccattttttaatttcttctatatatattttcattttcccagtatttttttgatgagttggtttttcttttttcgATAATTTGGtatgaagaaatatatttgtagGAATGATTTCGGTTAAATATTCTAATAAAAAGCTAGtccattttattatttcatatggaaataaaatataatgttgTTTATATGATTCAACATATTCAAAAACACTAACAAAACCAATAACATTCTTAAATATTTGtctataatatttattatcatataataaatcattttcatttatattataaaagaattcTTCAGAGaaatcattatttttatcacaGATATTAATACTTGTTGTAAgttcattattatttgtttctttttcatatatcccattataatcattaggatatatatttgtattataatttgtAACTCCTAAATTGTTTACATCCTCATGAAgattatgataataattattattattattattattattactactaatattattattattattattattatttctatcaaaattttccttttcttctttggggtgatattttcttttttctttattttttatttttataattttcttgGCAATAACAGAATCGTCATCAGATGACCaataattatcatcattatccatttttgttttccatcgatttaattttttcttttcatttctatatatattattaattatctcaatttttttttttaaatttttacTCATCCTGTTATATTTAGATTGCACCACATTTTTTTCTGAATTGTTCAggaaaattttttttttatccatcaagttttttatttccaCAACATTTCTATAATCatttacaaaatgaaaGATGGAATGATATTCTTGTGGTGGTAAAATGGcgttattttttatgaaagACAAATCGTTATTAAGTTGATGATGTGtgttttttaaatttgaaggtttcatataattacatgaaatattattacattcGATGTTATTACATTCGATGTTATTACATTGGATATTATTACATTGGATATTATTACATTCGATGTTATTACATTGGATATTATTACATTGGATATTATTACATTCGATGTTATCGTTACATTCATGcatttttccttttttcttCTCTAAGGAAAACTTTGCGTTTTTTGCTATAAATTTGTTCATTCGTTCTTCAGAATCTTCATGCATATCTCTTATCGATCCTTTAAATAattgtttttcttttgttttatttttacttaaTTCCTTCATTTCTATTTGTTGAACATAtgtattatcattatttgtattattaatagTTATGTGTTCTTCTGTACACATTTGCAAAGATAAATGTTTTCCCTGGTCATCATgtatataagaaatatttttgtttgaATCGAAAGATCTGATGATATCTTCATAATTACATTCCTGATCTGTATAAGATTCCATAATTTTGTTAACTAAAAATTCATCATGTTCTAAAGGTATGAATAGATCTTCTTGTGCAATGTTTTGGTAAATCAATctgttaataatattacGTATAATTAATGATTCGTTACAAACATAAGGATTATGCGTACattctttataattattgttattattaatagtattattatgaatgctgttcatattgttatcattattatgaataatgctcttattattatgaataatgctcttattattatgaataatgctcttattattataaataatgcTCTTATTActtgttttattttgatgCTGAAGATGAGCCAAGTTAggtattttatttttataagatAATAACAAATGGCTAGATGATATAGATACAATATGATCAAATACCTTGTCAAACTGATCAAgatatgtattattattatcaatatatgAAGGATTTAATGCATCATCTCcatatataaattgtaCGATTTGTTTATCACATGATCTTACAGAATAATCATAATGAATTGACAAATCTTCTAATGCTTTCATAAGTCTTCTTTGCATGTACCCTGTTTCAGCAGTTTTTACTGCTGTATCTACAAGACCTTCTCTTCCTGACATTgtgtgaaaaaaaaattcgGTTGGACTTAATCCTgtataaaaagaattttgTACAAATCCTCTACTTTCTGAATCTTTACAATGAAAATGGAAATGTGGTAATGTTCTATTTATAAAACCGTTTTGTATTCTTTGACCAGCAACATTTTGTTGTCCTACACAAGCTATCATTTGTGCTATATTAATTAATGCTCCTTTTGCTCCAGAATTAAACATAATTAATGgtttatttaaataatgtaaatattgATTACATGTTTTTCCTGCATCATTTCTTAAATCATCTAATATACTTTTAACTTTTATTTCTAATGTTTCTTCTAAGGTACAACCTGGCTGTATTTGCATcttcttttcattatataatataatttcattatttacCTTTTCATATccttttaataataaatcttTCTTTTTGTCTGTTAATGTTTGTGATGGTCTTACATCATCAATACCGATAGTCATACCTttattagaaaaatatCTACTGGTTAATTTAGATAATCtgttcataatttttaatgCTATATGACTTGAATTATGatgtattaaataataaaataaaccATACTTTGAAGAACCTAAAACTTTTTTCCCTAAAGAACCACATATTAATTCAgatttataaaaacaaacaTATGAATCATTTAAACataaatgttttaaatCTCCAAACTTATTAGAATATTCTCTTTCTTGTATTtcaaaattaataattgtattctcttttttattaGGTTTTATTAATACACTAATTAATTGTTTTCCTGTCCATAATTCTTTAGGTTTCAAAATAGCTGGAATAGGTaattcaatatataatgaagcATCCGAAAAATAAGAAcataataaacaaaatgtATCTCTATCAAGAAAAGTATCTTTAtttgtaattatataagaTGCAGATAAAAAATCTTGTGTTAAAGCTATTATAACTTCTCCATTCTTAGGAGTTATTAAATTATGTTTTACattcattaaatataaagcTTCAGCACGAGCTTCTTCTGTTTGAGGAACATGTAAATTCATTTCATCACCATCAAAATCAGCATTATATGGGGAACAAACACATTCATTAAAACGAAAAGTTTTAAAATCCATTATTTTTGCTTTATGACACATAATAGACATACGATGTAAAGATGGTTGTctattaaataaaacaatatcTCCATCACATATATGTCTTTCTACAACATCTCcaatatttaaattttgtATAACAAGATTTTTATTTGCATATTTTAAACTTATTTTATTGAATTGACTATTTTTTCGttcttcttcattatcTTGTGTCTGATTATTAcaatacatattattattattattattattattattattgtgGTTGTTCACGTTAGATAGGCTTGTTTGAg
The genomic region above belongs to Plasmodium reichenowi strain SY57 chromosome 13, whole genome shotgun sequence and contains:
- a CDS encoding DNA-directed RNA polymerase 3 largest subunit; amino-acid sequence: MMKKKNIDIEELKRLIEESSMKKRFVKDIKRNCEIKSIRFGIMSKEDIIKYSEVKIMNREMYKNNSGIPYPYGVLDLKLGAHKSNSVCETCNKKLINCSGHFGYIELNYPVFHIGYYKYIIHILYCICKYCSSLLLSKEKIEFYCNLKKKSTDDSFYKKHLFKRILNNCKKVNKCYICGNPQGVIKKIIKPSLDQFMKLKHILKVKENGKMIIKEEDLNSLYVLKLFKNINPYHVKLLNIENPEKLIITALLVPPNTIRPSVIIDEHGTAEDDLTCILSEITQLNNTIYNQCTNGYQTNQFLGNVEFLQLQITRFINSDSPAVSQLLATQNISKPGRGICQRLKGKEGRFRCNLSGKRVDFSSRTVISPDPNISIDEVVIPKIIAMRLTYPETVNKYNIDKLKMLIKNGCNKWPGANYIIKKSKKGIDPYSDISTTYNNNNISSGCSNIFNVVNNYINNNCKNVRYNIKDVNNNVLKDMYHINNMNNDINNNINNIYNNTSQTSLSNVNNHNNNNNNNNNNMYCNNQTQDNEEERKNSQFNKISLKYANKNLVIQNLNIGDVVERHICDGDIVLFNRQPSLHRMSIMCHKAKIMDFKTFRFNECVCSPYNADFDGDEMNLHVPQTEEARAEALYLMNVKHNLITPKNGEVIIALTQDFLSASYIITNKDTFLDRDTFCLLCSYFSDASLYIELPIPAILKPKELWTGKQLISVLIKPNKKENTIINFEIQEREYSNKFGDLKHLCLNDSYVCFYKSELICGSLGKKVLGSSKYGLFYYLIHHNSSHIALKIMNRLSKLTSRYFSNKGMTIGIDDVRPSQTLTDKKKDLLLKGYEKVNNEIILYNEKKMQIQPGCTLEETLEIKVKSILDDLRNDAGKTCNQYLHYLNKPLIMFNSGAKGALINIAQMIACVGQQNVAGQRIQNGFINRTLPHFHFHCKDSESRGFVQNSFYTGLSPTEFFFHTMSGREGLVDTAVKTAETGYMQRRLMKALEDLSIHYDYSVRSCDKQIVQFIYGDDALNPSYIDNNNTYLDQFDKVFDHIVSISSSHLLLSYKNKIPNLAHLQHQNKTSNKSIIYNNKSIIHNNKSIIHNNKSIIHNNDNNMNSIHNNTINNNNNYKECTHNPYVCNESLIIRNIINRLIYQNIAQEDLFIPLEHDEFLVNKIMESYTDQECNYEDIIRSFDSNKNISYIHDDQGKHLSLQMCTEEHITINNTNNDNTYVQQIEMKELSKNKTKEKQLFKGSIRDMHEDSEERMNKFIAKNAKFSLEKKKGKMHECNDNIECNNIQCNNIQCNNIECNNIQCNNIQCNNIECNNIECNNISCNYMKPSNLKNTHHQLNNDLSFIKNNAILPPQEYHSIFHFVNDYRNVVEIKNLMDKKKIFLNNSEKNVVQSKYNRMSKNLKKKIEIINNIYRNEKKKLNRWKTKMDNDDNYWSSDDDSVIAKKIIKIKNKEKRKYHPKEEKENFDRNNNNNNNNISSNNNNNNNNYYHNLHEDVNNLGVTNYNTNIYPNDYNGIYEKETNNNELTTSINICDKNNDFSEEFFYNINENDLLYDNKYYRQIFKNVIGFVSVFEYVESYKQHYILFPYEIIKWTSFLLEYLTEIIPTNIFLHTKLSKKEKPTHQKNTGKMKIYIEEIKKWLFIKAINIYKYFSFKKCIELIKKKDYFNYIIKNYNISHRYIIHDYSFINLKQLYLFIFFNIYKYFKYISTPGDAVGSISAQSIGEPGTQMTLKTFHFAGVASMNVTLGVPRIKEIINASNSIQTPILNIPLEVNDNYNFALMMKSKLEKTTIRDICMYIKEDYTSRGVFLSVKFNEELIQKLFLNINAYNIKDIILKQSHINKIKINKIHINVINKYKLHISLKNDEFIFFQMESLKKGLLDLLIYGDKDIKRCIIKKEDIEVTDNEGEICDDMDEYYNLSQGTELYERKCNSKEENKTAIRVKKEEIDDNLEKEEIIIHVSEKDSVNQLKSEKKKVINDDNKINDTIFNDDIDSDRNNLKENGSNLENVGEHVIERLSYKMKEKNVKKENIKKEPNLINLDTINLDTINFDDINVHNINNEKIEFYDEHLNICQGNKKHIQKKKKKKTVYSILVEGNSLNYVLGLEGVDFKHIISNHVINVFQVLGIEAARITIINEIKKCVEAYSIDIDIRHIMLLADIMAFTGDILGINRFGIQKARQSTLMLASFEETNEHLFVSSFFKNVDEINNISESIIVGKNIPIGTGAFQLLYDYKFEKETKNLTLLEKAERETAINY